A genomic stretch from Aedes albopictus strain Foshan chromosome 2, AalbF5, whole genome shotgun sequence includes:
- the LOC115258286 gene encoding uncharacterized protein LOC115258286, translated as MLLEEISALKLELETIRTDKQQAFQDFDANLRNDAVDFELSEASHHQSTSSGSGSLLATMSNMSLSSLNIPECKPSEGETDIDKKAYEHWKKILSASFNLVHATDEQAKMDIFRIKAGPKLLEVMQGTSSTAEMPDPRNKPFSNALARLDNYYGSRTYIIGQRGKLMNMVQQSGESSVSFVRRVSASAKLCGYKTEEEMEAVVRTIVKGTIDSRVRVLAHRNWVNQGDVNSLIALVHDREMEILNEEEYQKVNRQNTVTIAAVTQSADSRAQFRRGTGSGYRGIQRGRGAFHRG; from the coding sequence ATGCTTTTGGAGGAAATATCAGCGCTCAAACTCGAATTGGAAACAATTCGTACTGATAAGCAGCAGGCATTCCAAGATTTTGATGCAAACTTGCGTAACGATGCTGTGGACTTCGAACTCAGCGAAGCATCTCATCATCAATCAACCTCATCAGGAAGCGGATCGTTGCTAGCGACTATGAGCAATATGTCTCTTAGCTCGCTGAATATTCCGGAGTGCAAGCCGTCAGAAGGCGAGACAGACATCGATAAAAAAGCCTATGAACACTGGAAGAAGATTCTGAGCGCATCGTTCAATCTAGTCCACGCCACCGACGAGCAAGCCAAAATGGACATTTTTCGGATCAAGGCTGGTCCGAAGTTGCTAGAGGTCATGCAAGGAACATCTTCAACCGCCGAAATGCCTGATCCTCGGAACAAGCCGTTTTCAAATGCGTTAGCACGATTGGACAACTACTACGGGTCACGCACCTACATTATTGGGCAACGTGGAAAGCTCATGAACATGGTGCAGCAAAGCGGAGAATCCAGCGTTTCATTTGTACGACGAGTGTCAGCATCCGCTAAATTGTGTGGCTACAAGACCGAAGAGGAGATGGAAGCCGTAGTACGGACTATCGTCAAAGGGACCATTGACAGCCGGGTCCGGGTCTTAGCGCACAGAAACTGGGTTAACCAAGGAGACGTGAACAGCCTCATTGCTTTAGTCCATGACCGGGAAATGGAGATATTGAACGaagaagaatatcaaaaggttaaTCGCCAGAACACCGTCACAATTGCAGCGGTAACACAATCAGCAGATTCACGGGCACAATTTCGTAGAGGCACAGGCTCAGGATACAGAGGAATCCAACGAGGTAGAGGTGCATTCCATCGTGGATGA